The Cucumis melo cultivar AY chromosome 5, USDA_Cmelo_AY_1.0, whole genome shotgun sequence genome has a segment encoding these proteins:
- the LOC103499439 gene encoding methionine aminopeptidase 1B, chloroplastic isoform X2, translating into MATGASLVRVSSLKLLSSVSHGDDFSSSSKSSSFLGAPLNFLPSYRSGKRTPFHENLVIVSKRISGLEEAMRIRRERELGIVQKVRKRQPLRRGKVSPRLPVPDHIQKPPYVGSSILPEISSEYQMHDSEGIAKMRAACQLAARVLEYAGTLVRPSVTTNEIDKAVHQMIIDAGAYPSPLGYGGFPKSVCTSVNECMCHGIPDSRQLQSGDIINIDVTVYLNGYHGDTSKTYFCGDVSDGMRRLVKVTEECLERGIAVCKDGASFKKIGKRISEHAEKYGYGVVDRFVGHGVGSVFHSEPLIYHHLGMARQ; encoded by the exons ATGGCAACTGGCGCTTCACTCGTTCGAGTTTCATCATTGAAGCTGCTCTCTTCAGTCTCTCATGGCGATGATTTCTCATCTTCATCAAAGTCCTCATCCTTCTTGGGCGCGCCACTTAATTTTCTTCCTTCTTATCGTTCCG GGAAACGAACGCCGTTTCATGAGAATCTTGTCATTGTATCCAAGAGAATATCGGGTCTGGAGGAAGCCATGAGAATTAGGAG AGAGCGTGAGCTTGGCATTGTACAAAAAGTTAGAAAGAGACAACCATTGAGGCGTGGGAAGGTATCTCCACGTCTTCCTGTGCCCGATCACATACAAAAGCCTCCTTATGTTGGTTCTTCTATACTGCCAGAAATTTCAAGTGAGTATCAAATGCATGATTCCGAGGGAATTGCTAAAATGAGGGCTGCTTGTCAGCTTGCCGCTCGTGTGTTAGAGTATGCTGGAACTCTAGTTAGA CCCTCGGTAACAACAAATGAAATTGACAAAGCAGTGCATCAGATGATTATTGATGCTGGTGCTTATCCTTCACCTCTTGGCTACGGGGGATTTCCAAAGAGTGTTTGCACATCAGTTAATGAGTGCATGTGTCATGGAATACCAGACTCTCGTCAATTACAG AGTGGTGATATAATAAACATTGATGTGACGGTCTATCTAAAT GGATATCATGGAGACACATCGAAGACATATTTTTGTGGAGATGTAAGTGACGGAATGAGGCGTCTCGTGAAG GTTACTGAGGAATGTCTCGAGAGAGGTATCGCTGTATGCAAGGATGGTGCTAGTTTTAAGAAAATTGGGAAGAGAATCAG TGAACATGCTGAAAAGTATGGCTATGGGGTGGTGGACCGTTTTGTTGGGCATGGTGTGGGATCTGTATTTCATTCTGAACCACTTATATATCACCACC TTGGTATGGCCAGGCAATGA
- the LOC103499437 gene encoding protein NRT1/ PTR FAMILY 5.2-like encodes MGVEEGLADDYTQDGTVDLKGNPVRRSKRGGWRACSFVVVYEVFERMAFYGISSNLLIYLTNRLHQGTVVAANNVTNWVGAVWMTPILGAYIADAYLGRFWTFIVASIIYLSGMSLLTMAVSLPTLRPPPCAEPTSGHCEKASSLQLAVYFGALYILALGTGGTKPNISTIGADQFDDFHPKEKKQKLSFFNWWMFSIFFGTLFANIILVYIQDNIGWTLGYGLPTLGLAISIGIFVAGIPFYRHKVPAGSPFSRMGKVLVAAARKRKLPLPRDVKELYELDLEEYTKKRKFRMEATPSLSFLNKASIKTGSTHPWRLCTVTEVEETKQMIRMIPILFATFVPSIMLAQVNTLFIKQGTTLDRKIGNFEIPPASLSGFVTVSLLVSIGLYDRVFVKIMRKFTKNPRGITLLQRMGIGIVLHMLIMVVCSLVERRRLAVAKEHGVVQSGAQVPLSIFILLPQFILMGTADAFMEVSKIEFFYDQAPESMKSLGTSYSTTAIGTGNFLSSFLLSTVADLTKRNGRKGWILNNLNASHLDYYYGFFAILNFLNFIFFLVVSRYYVYKAEVSDSIRLLTEELKEKAPSKESNNPHS; translated from the exons atgggGGTAGAAGAAGGTTTGGCTGATGACTACACACAAGATGGAACTGTGGATCTCAAGGGCAACCCAGTTCGTCGCTCCAAAAGGGGCGGATGGAGAGCTTGCTCCTTTGTTGTTG TGTATGAAGTGTTTGAAAGGATGGCATTTTATGGGATATCTTCAAATTTACTAATATATTTGACAAATAGACTGCACCAAGGGACAGTGGTTGCAGCCAATAATGTGACCAATTGGGTTGGGGCAGTATGGATGACTCCTATCTTGGGTGCTTATATTGCCGATGCCTATCTTGGTCGATTTTGGACTTTCATCGTTGCCTCTATTATTTACTTATCG GGTATGTCACTTCTAACAATGGCTGTCTCACTCCCAACCCTACGCCCACCCCCGTGTGCCGAACCCACCTCCGGTCATTGTGAGAAGGCCTCCTCGCTCCAGCTCGCTGTCTACTTTGGTGCACTCTACATCCTCGCGCTAGGCACCGGTGGAACAAAGCCGAATATATCGACGATTGGTGCCGACCAATTCGACGACTTCCACCCGAAGGAAAAGAAGCAAAAGCTCTCCTTTTTCAACTGGTGGATGTTCAGTATTTTCTTTGGCACCCTTTTTGCTAACATAATTCTTGTTTACATTCAAGACAACATTGGTTGGACCCTTGGTTATGGCCTTCCCACTCTTGGCCTCGCCATTTCTATTGGTATTTTCGTTGCCGGAATTCCATTCTACCGCCACAAGGTTCCTGCGGGAAGTCCGTTTTCCCGAATGGGTAAGGTTCTCGTCGCGGCCGCAAGGAAGCGAAAACTGCCGCTGCCTAGGGACGTTAAGGAATTGTATGAGTTGGATTTGGAGGAGTATACGAAGAAGAGGAAGTTTAGGATGGAGGCCACTCCCTCTTTGAG CTTCTTGAACAAAGCTTCAATAAAAACTGGTTCAACTCATCCATGGCGGCTATGCACAGTAACAGAAGTGgaagaaacaaaacaaatgaTCAGAATGATTCCAATTCTATTTGCAACTTTTGTCCCAAGCATCATGTTGGCTCAAGTCAACACTCTGTTCATAAAACAGGGAACCACTCTCGATCGAAAAATCGGCAACTTTGAAATCCCCCCGGCCAGCTTGAGCGGTTTCGTCACCGTTTCGTTGCTTGTAAGCATTGGACTTTACGATCGAGTCTTCGTCAAAATCATGAGGAAATTCACCAAAAATCCAAGGGGAATCACTTTGCTTCAGCGGATGGGAATTGGGATTGTCCTCCATATGTTGATTATGGTCGTTTGTTCTCTTGTCGAGCGGCGGCGCTTGGCAGTCGCCAAAGAGCACGGTGTTGTTCAGAGTGGCGCCCAAGTTCCATTGAGTATCTTCATTTTGCTACCGCAGTTTATTCTCATGGGGACTGCTGATGCCTTCATGGAGGTGTCTAAGATTGAGTTCTTTTACGATCAG GCACCAGAAAGCATGAAAAGTCTTGGGACTTCGTACTCGACGACTGCGATCGGGACAGGAAATTTCCTCAGTAGCTTCCTTCTCTCCACGGTTGCGGACCTTACCAAGCGAAATGGACGGAAGGGGTGGATCTTGAACAACTTAAACGCATCGCATCTCGACTACTACTATGGGTTCTTTGCGATTCTAAACTTTTTaaacttcatcttcttcctagTGGTCTCAAGGTATTATGTGTACAAAGCTGAAGTTTCAGACTCCATAAGATTGCTCACTGAAGAACTCAAAGAGAAGGCACCATCTAAAGAATCAAACAACCCACATTCATGA
- the LOC103499439 gene encoding methionine aminopeptidase 1B, chloroplastic isoform X1 — protein sequence MATGASLVRVSSLKLLSSVSHGDDFSSSSKSSSFLGAPLNFLPSYRSGKRTPFHENLVIVSKRISGLEEAMRIRRERELGIVQKVRKRQPLRRGKVSPRLPVPDHIQKPPYVGSSILPEISSEYQMHDSEGIAKMRAACQLAARVLEYAGTLVRPSVTTNEIDKAVHQMIIDAGAYPSPLGYGGFPKSVCTSVNECMCHGIPDSRQLQSGDIINIDVTVYLNGYHGDTSKTYFCGDVSDGMRRLVKVTEECLERGIAVCKDGASFKKIGKRISEHAEKYGYGVVDRFVGHGVGSVFHSEPLIYHHRNEEPGQMVEGLTFTIEPILTMGGIECITWPDNWTTLTADGSPAAQFEHTILITRTGAEILTTP from the exons ATGGCAACTGGCGCTTCACTCGTTCGAGTTTCATCATTGAAGCTGCTCTCTTCAGTCTCTCATGGCGATGATTTCTCATCTTCATCAAAGTCCTCATCCTTCTTGGGCGCGCCACTTAATTTTCTTCCTTCTTATCGTTCCG GGAAACGAACGCCGTTTCATGAGAATCTTGTCATTGTATCCAAGAGAATATCGGGTCTGGAGGAAGCCATGAGAATTAGGAG AGAGCGTGAGCTTGGCATTGTACAAAAAGTTAGAAAGAGACAACCATTGAGGCGTGGGAAGGTATCTCCACGTCTTCCTGTGCCCGATCACATACAAAAGCCTCCTTATGTTGGTTCTTCTATACTGCCAGAAATTTCAAGTGAGTATCAAATGCATGATTCCGAGGGAATTGCTAAAATGAGGGCTGCTTGTCAGCTTGCCGCTCGTGTGTTAGAGTATGCTGGAACTCTAGTTAGA CCCTCGGTAACAACAAATGAAATTGACAAAGCAGTGCATCAGATGATTATTGATGCTGGTGCTTATCCTTCACCTCTTGGCTACGGGGGATTTCCAAAGAGTGTTTGCACATCAGTTAATGAGTGCATGTGTCATGGAATACCAGACTCTCGTCAATTACAG AGTGGTGATATAATAAACATTGATGTGACGGTCTATCTAAAT GGATATCATGGAGACACATCGAAGACATATTTTTGTGGAGATGTAAGTGACGGAATGAGGCGTCTCGTGAAG GTTACTGAGGAATGTCTCGAGAGAGGTATCGCTGTATGCAAGGATGGTGCTAGTTTTAAGAAAATTGGGAAGAGAATCAG TGAACATGCTGAAAAGTATGGCTATGGGGTGGTGGACCGTTTTGTTGGGCATGGTGTGGGATCTGTATTTCATTCTGAACCACTTATATATCACCACC GCAATGAGGAACCTGGACAAATGGTTGAAGGTCTAACCTTTACAATTG AACCAATTCTTACGATGGGAGGCATTGAGTGCATAACATGGCCAGATAATTGGACGACTTTAACAGCTGATGGTAGTCCAGCTGCTCAATTTGAGCACACTATTTTGATAACTAGAACGGGAGCTGAAATTTTGACCACCCCTTGA